From the Excalfactoria chinensis isolate bCotChi1 chromosome 1, bCotChi1.hap2, whole genome shotgun sequence genome, one window contains:
- the ZBED4 gene encoding zinc finger BED domain-containing protein 4 — protein MENSKSGSPIMDGNFILGKINNLKVEQEEDGINCTLERMDIKTEQDEFKHADSSDEQEDKEKNFISNNPSKYLSTENEDDYGSLFSQYSSTLYDVAMEAVTQSLLSSRNISSRKKSPAWNHFFISPRDSTKAICMYCMKEFSRGKNEKDLSTSCLMRHVRRAHPTVLIQENGTMPNISSFSSPTLLLPPQSADMGDLSSMLSPIKLVKKMASKIPSPDRIIEESVSIVSSEEIADLSVSEKCNKEEVMVGSSPQLPNNQYDETVENVAEKTVVIPKNASGSRRRSAVWKHFYLSPLDNSKAVCIHCMNEFSRGKNGKDLGTSCLIRHMWRAHRSIVLQENGGGTSIPPLYTTPPTLLPSLLPSDSDLNSMSSSPGKLMKESASVSSSPDRISEEMHTNLSSGDVLVEDSMLSSSDDIGEVSFVSSPEKQCEGLGPLIFEPTAVFQQNKRIMKRLKSEVWHHFSLSPADSLKAVCRYCSCMISRGKKGDVGTSCLMRHLYRRHPDIIGNQKSCLDVSLANSPYATLASAECSSSKLTELPTMVTHDNQIIFPVNSKKTSKLWNHFSICSADSTKVICMHCGRTISRGKKPTNLGTSCLLRHLQRFHNNVLKTDVSETVLSTSTDNHMPLSTELLASSTFDETNDKFCDSHPVAKKITSLVAEMIALDLQPYSFVDNIGFNRLLEYLQPQYSLPSPSYFSRTAIPDMYDNVRQIIISHLKEAESGVIHFTSGIWMSNQTREYLTLTAHWVTFESSFRPQCEDYHCSALLNVSQIDCDYNGISIQKQLEYWWEMWITSIGLQIGITVTDNHSIEKTLNEGDHSSVQCFSHTVNVIVNEAIKSQRMVQNLLSIARKICERVHRSAKAKEKLAELQKEYELPQHQLIQDVPSKWNTSFHMLERLIEQKRAIDEMSIECSFRELISCDQWEVMQSVCHALKPFEAASREMSTHMSTLSQVIPMIHILNRKIEMLFEETMGIDTMLKSLKEAMVSRLSSTLHDPRYIFATLLDPRYKTSLFTEEEAEQYKQDLIRELEIMSSTSEDDKPVSNGCDIGSPSTNSYGEDNLWSLMGDMKKTKDLKERAKLPEEMVLSYLEEEVLEHNCDPLTYWNFKKSSWPVLSKLAVRFLGCPPSIVPSERLFNTSNESNNFSQSRLMIEHFEKLIFLKVNLPLIYFQY, from the coding sequence ATGGAAAACAGTAAATCAGGTTCCCCCATCATGGATGGTAATTTCATCTTGGGAAAAATCAATAACTTGAAAGTGGAGCAAGAGGAAGATGGCATTAACTGTACTCTAGAAAGAATGGATATAAAGACAGAACAAGATGAATTTAAGCATGCAGAcagcagtgatgaacaagaagacaaagaaaagaacttCATTAGCAACAACCCTAGCAAATATTTAtctacagaaaatgaagatgattaTGGATCTCTTTTTTCTCAGTATAGTAGTACGCTGTATGATGTAGCAATGGAGGCTGTGACACAAAGtctcctttccagcaggaaCATAAGCTCCAGAAAAAAGTCACCCGCTTGGAACCATTTTTTTATATCTCCTAGAGATAGCACTAAAGCAATATGTATGTACTGTATGAAAGAATTTAGCAGGGGTAAAAATGAAAAGGACCTAAGTACAAGCTGTCTCATGAGACATGTGAGGAGAGCCCATCCTACTGTACTGATTCAAGAAAATGGGACTATGCCAAATATATCTTCCTTTTCCTCACCTACGTTGTTACTGCCTCCTCAGTCTGCAGATATGGGAGATCTGAGTTCTATGTTATCCCCTATAAAACTGGTAAAGAAAATGGCTTCTAAAATACCATCTCCCGATCGAATAATTGAGGAATCTGTTTCTattgtttcttctgaagaaatagCAGATCTCTCAGTTTCTGAAAAGTGCAACAAAGAAGAAGTCATGGTTGGGTCATCTCCACAGCTGCCCAACAACCAGTATGATGAAACTGTGGAGAATGTAGCAGAAAAAACTGTTGTAATTCCAAAGAACGCATCAGGTTCTAGAAGGAGATCTGCTGTCTGGAAACACTTTTATTTATCGCCACTTGATAATTCTAAAGCTGTTTGCATCCACTGTATGAATGAATTcagtagaggaaaaaatggaaaagacctTGGAACGAGTTGTTTGATAAGACACATGTGGAGAGCACATCGTTCCATTGTCCTGCAAGAGAATGGGGGTGGTACCAGTATACCACCTCTCTACACCACACCTCCAACTCTGTTGCCTTCCTTACTACCATCAGATAGTGATCTGAATTCCATGTCATCCTCTCCTGGAAAGCTTATGAAAGAATcagcttctgtctcctcttctccagacagaatCTCAGAGGAGATGCATACTAATCTCTCTTCTGGAGATGTTCTAGTGGAAGACTCAATGCTGTCATCTTCTGATGACATAGGTGAAGTCTCCTTTGTGTCCTCTCCTGAGAAACAGTGTGAGGGATTAGGCCCGCTCATATTTGAACctactgctgtatttcagcaaaataaaaggattATGAAAAGGCTTAAGTCAGAAGTTTGGCATCACTTTTCATTGTCACCTGCTGACAGTTTAAAAGCAGTATGTAGATACTGTAGTTGTATGATAAGTCGTGGTAAAAAAGGAGATGTGGGCACGAGCTGCTTGATGAGACATCTATATAGACGCCATCCTGATATAATTGGAAACCAGAAAAGCTGTCTTGATGTTAGTTTGGCAAATTCTCCTTATGCCACTTTGGCTTCTGCGGAATGTTCATCCTCAAAGTTGACCGAATTACCTACAATGGTTACACATGataatcaaattatttttcctgtcaaTAGCAAGAAGACCTCAAAACTGTGGAATCACTTTTCAATTTGTTCTGCAGATTCAACAAAAGTAATATGTATGCACTGTGGACGTACAATAAGTAGGGGGAAAAAGCCAACAAATCTGGGCACAAGTTGCCTTCTAAGACATTTGCAGCGGTTTCATAACAACGTATTGAAAACCGATGTCTCAGAGACTGTATTATCCACATCTACGGATAATCACATGCCACTGAGCACAGAATTATTAGCATCTTCAACTTTTGATGAAACCAATGACAAGTTTTGTGACTCTCACCCAGTTGccaaaaaaatcacaagtcTTGTAGCTGAAATGATTGCACTTGACCTTCAGCCATATTCTTTTGTAGACAACATTGGCTTTAACAGGCTGCTTGAATACTTGCAACCTCAGTATTCTTTACCTTCTCCATCTTACTTTTCTAGGACAGCAATTCCAGATATGTACGATAACGTAAGGCAAataattatttcacatttaaaagaagctgaaagTGGAGTGATCCATTTTACATCAGGAATATGGATGAGCAACCAGACACGAGAATATCTAACCCTTACAGCTCACTGGGTAACATTTGAGTCTTCATTTCGACCGCAGTGTGAGGATTATCATTGTTCAGCACTATTAAATGTATCACAGATTGATTGCGACTACAATGGAATCAGTATTCAAAAGCAGTTAGAGTACTGGTGGGAAATGTGGATTACTTCCATTGGCCTTCAGATTGGGATTACTGTTACTGATAATCATAGTATAGAAAAAACTTTAAATGAGGGTGATCATTCAAGTGTGCAGTGCTTTAGTCACACTGTTAATGTCATCGTAAACGAGGCCATTAAAAGCCAGAGAATGGTTCAGAATTTGCTAAGTATTGCAAGAAAGATCTGTGAACGTGTTCATCggtcagcaaaagcaaaagagaagttAGCTGAGTTGCAAAAAGAGTATGAGTTGCCTCAGCATCAGCTTATACAAGATGTTCCATCCAAGTGGAACACGTCATTTCATATGCTTGAACGTCTTATTGAACAGAAAAGAGCAATTGATGAAATGTCAATAGAGTGCAGCTTTCGAGAGCTAATAAGTTGCGATCAGTGGGAAGTTATGCAGTCAGTGTGTCATGCTCTCAAGCCTTTCGAAGCTGCAAGTAGGGAAATGAGTACACACATGTCTACTTTAAGTCAAGTGATCCCAATGATCCATATCCTTAACAGGAAAATAGAAATGCTATTTGAGGAGACAATGGGCATAGATACTATGCTGAAATCTTTGAAAGAAGCTATGGTGAGCAGATTGTCCTCCACGCTTCATGATCCAAGGTACATTTTTGCGACGCTTCTGGATCCTCGCTATAAAACATCTTTATTTACTGAAGAGGAGGCTGAACAGTATAAACAAGACTTAATCAGGGAGCTGGAAATAATGAGTTCTAcctcagaagatgataaacCTGTTTCCAATGGATGCGATATAGGTTCACCATCTACAAATTCATATGGAGAAGATAATCTTTGGTCGCTCATGGGTGACATGAAGAAAACGAAAGACCTGAAGGAGAGAGCAAAGCTACCAGAGGAAATGGTGCTTTCTTACTTGGAGGAAGAAGTACTCGAGCATAACTGTGATCCTCTAACTTACTGGAACTTTAAGAAGTCATCTTGGCCAGTACTGTCAAAGTTGGCTGTCAGGTTCTTGGGTTGTCCACCAAGTATTGTTCCTTCAGAGAGATTGTTCAATACATCCAATGAAAGCAACAACTTTAGTCAGTCGAGATTAATGATTGAACACTTTGAAAAACTTATCTTTTTGAAAGTGAATCTTCCTTTAATATACTTCCAGTATTGA